In a single window of the Planctomycetia bacterium genome:
- a CDS encoding site-specific DNA-methyltransferase — MPTLNFKGKSVIETYHHTVPHHRLEFDAKLSLLPKGEKPSLEGNLIIEGDNLLALKALLPTHAGRVKCIYIDPPYNTGNEGWVYNDNLTQPQFREWIGQTVGKDGEDACRHDKWCCMMYPRLMLLKELLRDDGSIWISIDDNEVHALRMLAGAITEFR; from the coding sequence ATGCCGACGCTGAACTTCAAGGGAAAAAGCGTCATCGAGACCTATCACCACACGGTGCCACACCACCGGCTGGAGTTCGACGCGAAGCTCTCGCTGCTGCCCAAGGGCGAAAAGCCGAGCCTGGAGGGCAACCTGATCATCGAGGGGGATAACCTCTTGGCGCTTAAGGCGCTGTTGCCAACCCACGCCGGGCGGGTGAAGTGCATCTACATCGACCCCCCGTACAACACGGGCAATGAGGGGTGGGTCTATAACGACAATCTGACACAACCGCAGTTCAGAGAGTGGATCGGACAGACTGTCGGGAAAGACGGAGAAGATGCCTGCCGCCACGATAAGTGGTGTTGCATGATGTATCCGCGGCTGATGTTGCTCAAGGAATTACTTCGGGATGATGGATCGATTTGGATCAGCATTGATGATAATGAAGTACACGCATTACGCATGTTGGCTGGAGCTATAACCGAATTTCGTTGA
- a CDS encoding NapC/NirT family cytochrome c, whose translation MGAVTIGSAEYYTSRPSFCGTCHIMDPYYQSWSNDLHGAKLDVWCVECHYAPGEQHTINAKFRGLSQLASYFSGRYGAGRPRAHVDNASCMRSSCHGDAAHMDKVFLIGEIRSEKRIVSGHETEIQRSPTVRFVHGKHLQTDAKMAELKASLAECEKRLRNRMIPEAVAEVSAAARSVKPAAIRLATIKQVLQKLGVPEATGDAIQLMELEHNMLRQMQLAGLSCSACHTYDATSKHHFSVDQQSCFVCHFTNQEFNRNTGECLKCHEPPTRKIAIHGATPAALARLSNTPAPAAPVLMDHLDIVNRGIDCESCHADVISGDAVVTRRDCVHCHDQERYLEEFDRRTTAEVEKYHRVHVAGQRAKCFDCHRAIEHKLVDALHVGTSEDYLQPVINDCQHCHAGHHSEQAQMLMGIGGSGVAHAMPNAMIGSRLNCRACHSQEGSDFKGAVLVKATETTCIACHGDDYKRLFEQWLSELDNSVKEVEASIHRVDARIKDVRAAGQTVSQRIEDKVIQARTNLNFVKAGNGIHNKNYAMQLMDISIRDLDAAMAELSPQ comes from the coding sequence ATGGGAGCAGTGACGATCGGAAGCGCGGAATACTACACGTCCCGGCCCAGTTTCTGCGGAACCTGTCACATCATGGACCCTTACTATCAGTCATGGTCGAATGATCTCCACGGGGCCAAGCTGGATGTCTGGTGTGTCGAGTGTCACTACGCGCCGGGCGAGCAGCACACAATCAATGCAAAGTTCAGGGGACTCTCGCAACTCGCGAGTTACTTCAGCGGGAGATACGGCGCGGGGCGACCACGGGCCCACGTCGATAACGCGAGCTGTATGCGATCGAGCTGCCACGGCGATGCGGCGCACATGGACAAGGTCTTTCTCATCGGCGAAATACGATCTGAGAAGCGAATCGTCTCCGGCCATGAAACAGAGATTCAACGATCGCCGACCGTGCGATTTGTTCATGGAAAGCACTTGCAGACTGATGCCAAAATGGCGGAGCTCAAGGCATCGCTCGCGGAATGTGAAAAGCGGCTGCGCAACCGGATGATCCCGGAGGCCGTGGCTGAAGTCTCGGCGGCTGCGCGGTCGGTCAAGCCCGCGGCCATACGATTGGCGACCATAAAGCAGGTTCTTCAGAAGCTAGGCGTGCCCGAGGCGACCGGAGACGCGATCCAGCTCATGGAGCTGGAACACAATATGCTCCGCCAAATGCAGTTGGCCGGACTGAGCTGTTCAGCCTGTCACACCTACGATGCGACCTCAAAACACCACTTTTCGGTGGACCAGCAGTCTTGCTTTGTCTGTCACTTCACCAACCAGGAGTTCAACCGCAATACCGGCGAATGCCTCAAGTGCCATGAGCCGCCGACCCGTAAGATCGCCATCCACGGCGCCACGCCCGCCGCCCTCGCCCGTCTGAGCAACACTCCGGCGCCCGCCGCGCCCGTGCTCATGGATCACCTGGATATCGTCAATCGCGGCATCGACTGCGAGAGCTGTCATGCGGATGTCATCAGCGGCGATGCGGTCGTCACCCGGCGCGACTGTGTTCATTGTCACGATCAGGAGCGATACCTGGAGGAGTTCGATCGACGCACGACCGCCGAGGTGGAAAAATACCACCGCGTTCATGTCGCCGGCCAACGAGCCAAGTGCTTTGACTGCCATCGCGCCATCGAGCACAAGCTCGTGGATGCGCTCCACGTGGGCACCAGCGAGGATTACCTCCAACCGGTCATCAATGATTGCCAGCACTGCCACGCCGGGCACCATTCCGAACAGGCCCAAATGCTCATGGGCATCGGGGGAAGCGGCGTCGCCCACGCCATGCCGAATGCAATGATCGGTTCCAGATTGAATTGCCGTGCGTGCCACTCACAGGAAGGCAGCGACTTCAAGGGCGCCGTTCTGGTCAAGGCGACCGAAACCACGTGCATCGCGTGCCACGGCGATGATTACAAGCGATTGTTCGAGCAGTGGCTCAGCGAACTGGACAACTCGGTCAAGGAAGTGGAAGCCTCGATCCATCGCGTCGATGCGCGAATCAAGGACGTCCGTGCGGCCGGCCAGACGGTTTCTCAGCGTATCGAGGACAAGGTGATACAGGCACGCACGAATCTGAACTTCGTCAAGGCAGGCAACGGCATTCACAACAAGAACTATGCGATGCAGCTCATGGACATCTCGATCCGCGATCTTGACGCGGCGATGGCGGAGTTGAGCCCGCAGTAA
- a CDS encoding DEAD/DEAH box helicase family protein, protein MELKTYQHRVIEEVERYLVRLAAERARGNARHAAMDAWRDLGLGKYVDRQNGLGEDLPTFCIKVPTGGGKTLLATQILGAIHRTIHRDRNGAGLVLWVVPSSQIYRDTLRRLRDRNDMYRMMLEHAVSRRIELWEKHEIARLSPAKLRDCLNILIVQLASTNRETKEQLKFFRDSGGNIVHHFPAEENPEAHRALKQEVPNLDMIADDAERGECLIATSVGNLVRLCKPIVVLDEGHKATSQLARDTIEGFNASVIVELSATPPGDANIISRVSGEELLREEMIKLPMNIASSGVSNWKDLLTRARDKRGALAESAVKNAKKRPDRRLIRPVVLVQVERTGDDQRNQNLIHSEDVREYLIERLDVAKEAVAVKTSAKDELVEHTDLLSEGCPIEWIITKSALQEGWDCPFAYILVSLSKTGSGQGMTQLVGRILRQPFQERTSYDELNESYVYCLHQTSTDIARQVKGALEKEGYEGDLEGMVREDGGKKPADQKRKIKIRRDFLDFYGRDFDGKIYLPHFCVKENGGYARLDYFRHLVTEVDDDKFEYGSINWPLSDKMKEAKDRFYKITLGSDIQRRYETEADLLESDEQVCAWLVASLRFDYLSFKQLNRIVARVYDCLCKPELQLAGRFGLVKFVVRDHIERWIQDQVDKQTEKAFARLFNSGKLVFYLECAKCRFAIPPEIEVRATKRLVHDNGDQIAKSLFDYVEHEAQNEYERQVALCLDRDANVLWWYRNLVGADQFAIQGYRRNRIHPDFVLQSGKDGKPMHRVIVIESKGKHLAGNLDTTYKRSVAEYFEKVGKKVTWQQLGEGFADHVFRFQILDEGQSGGRDWKDELQDILESS, encoded by the coding sequence ATGGAACTAAAGACCTACCAGCATCGAGTCATCGAAGAGGTGGAGCGCTACCTTGTCCGACTCGCCGCCGAGCGGGCCAGGGGAAATGCCCGCCACGCTGCGATGGACGCCTGGCGCGATTTAGGACTGGGAAAGTACGTCGACCGGCAAAACGGATTGGGCGAGGACCTGCCGACCTTTTGCATCAAGGTACCCACAGGCGGCGGCAAGACACTTCTGGCAACGCAGATTCTCGGCGCAATCCATCGCACAATTCATCGAGACCGCAACGGCGCGGGGCTGGTTCTATGGGTCGTGCCGTCCAGTCAGATTTACCGGGACACGCTTCGACGCCTTCGCGACCGAAATGATATGTACCGGATGATGCTGGAGCATGCCGTATCCCGGCGAATTGAGCTGTGGGAGAAGCATGAGATTGCAAGGCTGTCCCCTGCGAAACTCCGCGACTGCCTGAACATTCTCATTGTCCAGCTTGCCAGCACGAATCGGGAAACCAAGGAGCAACTGAAATTCTTCCGCGACTCGGGGGGCAACATCGTTCACCATTTTCCCGCGGAGGAAAATCCCGAGGCGCATCGGGCACTGAAGCAGGAAGTCCCCAATCTTGACATGATCGCGGATGACGCGGAGCGCGGGGAATGCCTAATCGCTACGTCTGTTGGAAATCTCGTTCGGTTGTGCAAGCCCATCGTGGTGCTTGACGAGGGTCACAAGGCCACGAGCCAATTGGCACGCGATACGATTGAGGGATTTAACGCTTCGGTCATCGTCGAGCTTTCCGCCACGCCACCCGGTGACGCCAACATCATCAGCCGCGTCTCGGGCGAGGAACTTCTCAGGGAAGAGATGATCAAGCTTCCGATGAATATCGCCTCGTCGGGCGTGAGCAACTGGAAGGATTTGTTAACGCGCGCCCGGGACAAACGGGGCGCTCTGGCTGAAAGCGCTGTCAAAAATGCAAAAAAAAGACCCGACCGCAGATTGATCCGACCTGTCGTGCTTGTTCAGGTCGAGCGTACGGGAGACGACCAACGAAATCAGAATCTCATCCACAGTGAAGACGTTCGCGAATACCTGATCGAGCGGTTAGACGTTGCGAAAGAGGCGGTGGCTGTTAAGACATCCGCCAAGGACGAACTCGTGGAGCACACCGACCTGCTGAGCGAAGGGTGCCCGATTGAATGGATCATCACTAAGAGTGCGCTCCAGGAGGGGTGGGACTGTCCGTTTGCATACATTCTCGTTTCGCTAAGCAAGACTGGGAGCGGGCAGGGCATGACGCAACTTGTGGGGCGAATCCTCCGCCAGCCGTTTCAGGAGCGGACATCATATGATGAGCTAAACGAGAGCTACGTTTATTGCCTGCATCAAACGTCGACCGACATCGCCCGGCAGGTAAAGGGCGCACTGGAAAAGGAGGGGTACGAGGGCGACCTGGAGGGCATGGTCCGCGAGGATGGCGGCAAGAAACCGGCGGACCAAAAGCGAAAGATCAAGATTCGGCGAGACTTCCTTGATTTCTATGGACGTGACTTTGACGGAAAAATCTATCTCCCCCACTTCTGCGTGAAGGAGAACGGGGGCTACGCTCGTTTAGATTACTTTCGCCATCTGGTCACTGAGGTCGACGACGATAAATTCGAGTATGGCTCCATCAACTGGCCGCTTTCAGACAAGATGAAAGAAGCGAAGGACCGATTCTATAAGATTACGCTCGGCTCGGACATTCAGAGACGGTATGAGACGGAGGCGGACCTTCTGGAATCTGACGAGCAGGTATGCGCTTGGCTGGTTGCGAGTCTGCGATTCGATTACCTGAGTTTTAAGCAGCTTAATCGAATCGTCGCACGAGTTTACGATTGCCTATGCAAGCCGGAATTGCAGCTTGCGGGTCGATTCGGACTCGTGAAGTTTGTGGTTCGGGATCATATCGAACGGTGGATTCAGGATCAGGTAGATAAGCAGACAGAGAAGGCGTTCGCGCGATTGTTCAATTCCGGAAAGCTGGTCTTCTATCTTGAGTGCGCAAAGTGCAGGTTTGCAATTCCACCGGAAATCGAGGTCCGCGCGACAAAGCGTTTGGTGCATGATAACGGTGACCAAATCGCCAAATCCTTGTTTGATTACGTGGAGCACGAGGCCCAAAACGAATACGAACGACAAGTTGCGCTTTGCCTTGACCGCGATGCCAATGTGCTTTGGTGGTACCGCAATCTCGTCGGCGCGGACCAATTCGCGATACAGGGATATCGCCGCAATCGCATTCATCCCGACTTTGTTTTGCAGAGCGGCAAGGACGGGAAGCCGATGCATCGAGTGATTGTCATTGAAAGCAAGGGAAAGCACCTCGCGGGGAATCTCGATACGACCTACAAGCGCAGTGTGGCGGAGTATTTCGAGAAAGTCGGCAAGAAAGTCACTTGGCAGCAACTTGGCGAGGGCTTTGCCGATCACGTGTTTCGATTCCAAATTCTGGATGAGGGTCAATCCGGAGGACGGGATTGGAAAGATGAACTTCAAGACATTCTGGAATCAAGCTGA
- a CDS encoding cytochrome b/b6 domain-containing protein: MTVGVCIARMILAIGFLASVFGSNPLYADDPDNCLLCHGYRGLSRFDETLDRVHVFFVDPGYSAARRGPHARLACTACHERSEVASIPHEPVSPVNCTRACHLNDPGGLERRFSHDNILPMLAQSAHSAEAISKLSFSGGALLGENQSLCLYCHDEPLFRDPLLTIPNFNEISGRVFDRCDVCHSDKVDVDIEYYVRHIASRFQPARTPLEMAQACAVCHSDTQVLRDTEMKDSVASFLRSFHGKAALLGDFSTADCLSCHVRSGSNAHLMLPPKDPASSVHPANVADSCRSTTCHPGADKQIADTAVHLNLPTAHGTIEYFLAATFIFLTITTFGPSAVLVLLDLFQVIVGRKAHGEERTHRLAKRIISTPSGIARLKRFTVSQRVQHWVLSLLFVTLVITGFPMKFADRAWAPPLVAIFGGLEYARLVHHWCGIALVVGFFAHMASAFIGVRRRVRELQATAEGGWKRAWLEMPMWISPTDVKKTFQLFAYLLFLRKERPSFGRFSPAEKFEYLGVFWGTALLGITGILLWGEQISSHFLSGRAFNLATIAHTYEAFLAVIHVGILHIYNVIFSPKVFPLSTATIDGNTPLPKLAEEHGEMIEQVAREMGITEERESTYE; the protein is encoded by the coding sequence ATGACAGTCGGCGTCTGCATCGCGCGCATGATTCTGGCGATCGGGTTTCTGGCCTCGGTGTTCGGCTCGAACCCGCTTTACGCTGACGATCCGGACAACTGTTTGCTTTGCCACGGCTATCGCGGCCTGAGCCGATTCGACGAGACGCTGGATCGCGTTCACGTTTTCTTTGTGGACCCGGGATATTCCGCGGCACGTCGGGGGCCGCATGCGCGGTTGGCCTGCACGGCCTGTCACGAGCGATCCGAGGTTGCGAGCATTCCGCATGAGCCGGTGAGCCCGGTGAATTGCACGAGAGCGTGCCACCTCAACGATCCCGGCGGCCTTGAACGGCGATTCAGCCATGACAACATTCTCCCGATGCTGGCGCAGAGCGCGCACAGCGCCGAGGCGATCTCGAAGCTGTCGTTCAGCGGCGGAGCGCTGCTGGGCGAGAATCAATCGTTGTGCCTCTATTGTCATGATGAGCCGCTCTTCCGTGACCCGCTATTGACGATTCCGAACTTCAATGAGATCAGCGGCCGGGTTTTCGATCGATGCGACGTCTGCCATTCGGACAAGGTGGACGTGGATATCGAATACTACGTTCGACACATTGCCTCGCGGTTTCAGCCTGCACGGACGCCGCTGGAAATGGCCCAGGCGTGCGCAGTCTGTCACAGCGACACGCAGGTGCTTCGCGACACGGAGATGAAGGATTCCGTGGCGAGCTTCCTGCGAAGTTTTCACGGAAAGGCGGCCCTGCTCGGTGATTTCTCGACCGCCGATTGCCTCTCTTGCCATGTCCGCAGCGGCTCGAACGCCCATTTGATGCTGCCGCCGAAGGACCCGGCTTCCTCCGTTCATCCCGCCAATGTCGCCGATTCGTGCCGAAGCACGACGTGCCACCCGGGCGCCGATAAGCAGATTGCCGATACGGCGGTTCACCTGAACCTGCCCACGGCGCACGGGACGATCGAGTATTTCCTGGCGGCGACGTTTATTTTCCTGACGATCACGACGTTTGGTCCGTCGGCCGTGCTGGTTTTGCTCGATTTGTTTCAGGTGATCGTCGGGCGCAAGGCCCATGGTGAAGAGCGCACCCATCGACTGGCGAAGCGCATCATAAGCACCCCCTCGGGCATTGCGCGCCTGAAGAGATTCACCGTCAGTCAGCGCGTCCAGCATTGGGTGCTGAGCCTTCTATTTGTGACGCTGGTGATCACGGGCTTTCCGATGAAGTTTGCTGACCGGGCATGGGCGCCTCCGTTGGTCGCGATCTTCGGCGGTCTTGAGTACGCCCGGCTGGTGCATCACTGGTGCGGCATTGCGCTGGTGGTTGGTTTCTTCGCGCACATGGCAAGCGCTTTCATAGGGGTCCGCCGACGTGTCCGCGAGTTACAGGCAACCGCCGAGGGGGGCTGGAAGAGGGCCTGGCTCGAAATGCCGATGTGGATATCGCCGACCGATGTGAAGAAGACGTTTCAGCTTTTTGCTTATCTCCTCTTTCTACGGAAGGAGAGGCCGTCCTTCGGGCGATTCAGCCCGGCGGAGAAGTTTGAATACCTCGGGGTCTTCTGGGGCACGGCCCTGTTGGGAATCACGGGCATTCTTCTATGGGGCGAGCAGATCAGTTCGCATTTTCTGTCCGGTCGGGCGTTTAATCTGGCGACGATCGCCCACACCTACGAGGCGTTTCTAGCGGTTATTCACGTGGGAATCCTGCACATTTACAACGTCATCTTTTCGCCGAAGGTCTTTCCGTTATCCACCGCGACCATCGACGGCAATACGCCGCTGCCCAAGCTGGCGGAAGAGCACGGTGAGATGATCGAGCAGGTCGCACGGGAGATGGGCATTACCGAAGAACGCGAGTCGACCTATGAGTAG
- a CDS encoding IS256 family transposase → MQESNESIETIPVPSRDVLTEILRDGAQRLLGQAIEAEVDGWIEGHADLRDPQGRRQVVKNGHHPTRTLVTGVGPVEVTQPRVWDRRIVGRGEAGEALDANGQAVERFCSSILPPYLRKTKAIEELIPWLYLKGISTGDFSEALQALVGPQAAGLSATTITRLMTSWQDEYQSWNRRSLEGKHYVYLWADGIHFNIRLEEDRQCILVLMGARADGRKELIAVVDGHRESEQSWYSLLLDCQQRGMTIDPKLATADGALGFWAALPKVYSTTRAQRCWVHKTANVLDKMPKRVQTGAKAKLHEIWMAPTRENANQAFDHFVAHYAAKYPGAAECLVKDREVLLTFYDFPAEHWRHLRTTNPIESTFATVRLRHRRTKGNGSRIACLAMVFKLCESAANHWRLLNGATLLPDVIAGVKFVNGEKAERNAA, encoded by the coding sequence ATGCAGGAGAGTAACGAGTCGATCGAGACGATTCCAGTCCCCAGCCGAGACGTTTTGACGGAGATTCTGCGGGACGGGGCCCAACGGCTCCTGGGCCAGGCGATCGAGGCGGAGGTCGATGGCTGGATCGAAGGGCACGCCGATCTGCGCGATCCGCAAGGCCGCCGGCAGGTGGTCAAGAACGGCCATCATCCCACCCGGACCCTCGTCACCGGCGTCGGGCCGGTGGAGGTGACGCAGCCGCGGGTGTGGGACCGTCGGATCGTCGGCCGCGGCGAGGCCGGCGAAGCGTTGGATGCAAATGGCCAGGCCGTGGAGCGGTTCTGTTCGTCGATTTTGCCGCCGTACCTGCGGAAGACGAAGGCCATCGAGGAGTTGATCCCCTGGCTGTACCTCAAGGGCATCAGCACCGGAGACTTCAGCGAGGCCCTGCAGGCGCTGGTCGGTCCCCAGGCGGCGGGGCTCAGCGCCACGACGATCACGCGTTTGATGACGAGTTGGCAGGACGAGTACCAGTCATGGAATCGCCGCTCCCTGGAAGGCAAGCACTACGTGTACCTCTGGGCGGATGGGATTCACTTCAACATCCGCCTGGAGGAAGACCGGCAGTGCATTCTGGTGCTGATGGGCGCGAGGGCGGACGGCCGCAAGGAGCTGATCGCGGTGGTCGACGGCCATCGCGAGAGCGAGCAGTCGTGGTATTCGCTGCTGCTGGACTGCCAACAACGGGGCATGACGATCGACCCGAAGCTGGCCACGGCGGACGGAGCGCTGGGCTTCTGGGCGGCGCTGCCGAAGGTCTATTCGACGACCCGGGCGCAGCGCTGCTGGGTGCACAAGACGGCCAACGTGTTGGACAAGATGCCCAAGCGGGTGCAGACCGGCGCGAAGGCCAAGCTGCACGAGATCTGGATGGCGCCGACGCGGGAGAATGCGAACCAGGCGTTCGATCACTTCGTGGCCCACTACGCGGCCAAATACCCCGGCGCGGCCGAGTGCCTGGTGAAGGATCGCGAGGTGCTGCTGACGTTCTACGACTTCCCGGCCGAGCACTGGCGGCACCTGCGGACGACGAATCCGATCGAAAGTACGTTCGCCACGGTGCGGCTGCGTCACCGCCGGACCAAAGGCAACGGCAGTCGGATCGCGTGTCTGGCAATGGTGTTCAAGCTGTGCGAGTCCGCCGCGAACCACTGGCGGCTGCTCAATGGCGCGACGCTGCTTCCCGATGTCATCGCCGGTGTGAAGTTCGTCAATGGAGAAAAGGCCGAGAGAAACGCCGCCTGA
- the upp gene encoding uracil phosphoribosyltransferase: MTQSRWPNVTLIRHPVVQEQLTIARDKNTSVEHFRRLVGQIARLMAFEITRDYPSMPRTVQTPLAPCEGSKLARGLTLVPILRAGLGMVDGILELIPTARVGHVGIYRDEATLKPVTYYKKLPPDIAGTDVIVIDPMLATAGSLSACIDVLKATGAVSIKVLCLVSSPEGIDALQKRHPEIPIFTAAVDEKLNERGYIVPGLGDAGDRIFGTA, encoded by the coding sequence TTGACCCAATCGCGTTGGCCGAATGTGACGCTGATCCGACACCCCGTCGTGCAGGAGCAGCTCACCATTGCCCGGGACAAGAACACCAGCGTTGAACACTTTCGGCGGCTGGTCGGTCAGATTGCCCGGCTCATGGCCTTTGAGATCACCCGCGACTACCCCAGTATGCCGCGCACCGTGCAGACGCCGCTGGCCCCCTGCGAAGGGAGCAAGCTCGCCCGCGGCCTCACCCTCGTCCCCATCCTCCGCGCCGGCCTCGGCATGGTGGACGGCATTTTGGAACTCATCCCCACGGCGCGCGTCGGCCACGTCGGCATCTATCGCGACGAAGCGACGCTCAAACCAGTCACCTATTACAAGAAGCTGCCGCCCGACATCGCCGGGACCGACGTCATCGTCATCGACCCCATGCTCGCCACCGCCGGCTCGCTCAGTGCGTGCATTGACGTGTTGAAGGCGACCGGAGCGGTGAGCATCAAGGTGCTGTGCCTGGTCTCTTCGCCCGAAGGGATCGACGCCCTGCAAAAGCGCCACCCGGAGATTCCGATCTTCACCGCCGCCGTGGACGAAAAGCTCAACGAGCGCGGCTACATCGTCCCCGGCCTCGGCGACGCCGGCGACCGCATCTTCGGCACCGCCTGA
- a CDS encoding VanZ family protein — translation MILRADPTTGVATPLSSEPLINAIHRRLLDFLLAGLTFFLVYACFVPFDFTAPVDRTHDAYWYLGLRLRPINLPDILANISIYVPLGVMAGAVLRRRGMSRIATILILPFCGAALSLAVEYGQHFVRSRVPSWVDVSSNVIGISVGAALTIIFEAWIRRRVAGAIEEARRHWWQAVCRIAVCAVLVVSLRPYDVVVDCYHTAAEAYRHGSVDPTHHWQSLAGPSGETEWNPAVWTRAQWEYALDTTVDVATYAVIAAMVVLGQYRNRRSGAGLLLWSGFVTVSLSAMVTVVRIFLISYGLDTAHFFASLIGWPIGGAAGFMMARRRFRTAAGQATNRPAWGAAAACAMLVVAMYELVPFDIAPNGSSGFSRPCLLPFFAHFNSRPNVALLDISGDLLRYAFFGAGIAVMLWARFGIGGLSAQDPRISTSGNRTSTPTLRWCSQLVIAMFGSAGAAAAFETLHMWMPSRQSDITTVFLALFGSFAGAVAVRWVIDVRRGLAVAFADDLLTHQLIVGETYEPIPTPAGKKQGTTTASSVDNASDDS, via the coding sequence ATGATCCTTCGGGCAGACCCCACAACGGGCGTCGCGACGCCTCTTTCCAGTGAACCGCTCATCAACGCGATTCATCGCCGGCTGTTGGACTTCCTTCTGGCCGGCCTGACGTTCTTTCTCGTGTACGCATGTTTTGTGCCATTCGATTTCACAGCGCCCGTCGACCGGACGCACGACGCCTACTGGTACCTCGGGCTGCGACTGCGACCGATCAACCTGCCCGACATTCTCGCCAACATCTCGATCTACGTGCCGCTGGGCGTGATGGCGGGCGCCGTCCTGCGGCGTCGCGGAATGAGCCGAATCGCCACGATTCTGATTCTCCCCTTCTGTGGCGCGGCCCTGAGCCTGGCGGTGGAATACGGGCAGCACTTCGTGCGTTCGCGCGTGCCCTCCTGGGTGGATGTGTCATCGAACGTAATAGGCATCTCCGTAGGCGCTGCGCTCACCATCATATTTGAGGCGTGGATTCGACGGAGAGTCGCGGGTGCGATCGAAGAAGCGAGACGACACTGGTGGCAGGCCGTCTGCCGCATCGCGGTGTGTGCGGTCCTCGTCGTTTCACTGCGGCCCTACGACGTTGTCGTCGATTGCTACCACACGGCGGCCGAGGCCTATCGTCACGGCTCGGTCGATCCGACCCACCATTGGCAGTCGCTTGCCGGCCCGTCGGGTGAGACCGAGTGGAACCCGGCAGTCTGGACGCGGGCACAATGGGAGTACGCGCTGGACACCACCGTGGATGTCGCAACCTACGCCGTCATCGCCGCCATGGTGGTGCTGGGCCAATATCGCAATCGTCGAAGCGGCGCCGGCCTGCTCCTGTGGTCGGGATTCGTCACCGTCTCGCTCTCCGCCATGGTCACGGTCGTGCGCATCTTTCTGATCTCCTACGGCCTCGACACCGCCCACTTCTTCGCCAGCCTGATTGGGTGGCCCATCGGCGGCGCGGCCGGATTCATGATGGCGCGGCGGCGATTCAGGACGGCGGCGGGTCAGGCCACGAATCGACCGGCATGGGGCGCGGCCGCTGCCTGTGCAATGCTGGTTGTGGCGATGTACGAACTCGTTCCGTTCGACATTGCCCCAAACGGTTCTTCCGGCTTCAGCCGGCCCTGCCTCTTGCCGTTCTTCGCGCACTTTAACAGCCGCCCCAACGTCGCTCTTCTCGACATCAGCGGTGATCTGCTGCGGTACGCATTCTTCGGCGCAGGCATCGCCGTAATGCTGTGGGCGCGATTCGGCATCGGCGGATTGTCCGCACAAGACCCGCGGATATCGACATCCGGCAACAGGACATCGACCCCCACGCTGCGCTGGTGTAGTCAACTCGTCATCGCGATGTTCGGATCGGCCGGCGCGGCCGCGGCGTTTGAGACCCTGCACATGTGGATGCCCAGCAGGCAGTCGGACATCACCACCGTCTTCCTGGCGCTGTTCGGCTCATTCGCCGGCGCGGTAGCGGTGCGGTGGGTGATCGATGTTCGACGAGGCCTGGCCGTCGCCTTCGCCGATGACCTGCTTACGCATCAATTGATCGTGGGCGAGACCTACGAGCCGATTCCCACGCCTGCAGGCAAAAAGCAGGGAACCACCACGGCATCCAGCGTGGACAACGCTTCCGACGATTCGTAG